One region of Citrus sinensis cultivar Valencia sweet orange chromosome 6, DVS_A1.0, whole genome shotgun sequence genomic DNA includes:
- the LOC112498552 gene encoding cell division control protein 2 homolog isoform X1, with protein MEKVKDWNYKVVEKIGQGVFGEVCKCLNRETGQKVAIKMIAIQNEADGVPSYLIAGVSLLKELEHDNIVRLLDVLNGNRYWYLVFEYLDLDLGSLIRKHTITSIRPLVKEVESPYKAPESRICSSVYSTPHDVWAVGCIFAEMVSGKPLFPCGKKDHLSLIVRLFGNPTKETWPGANYISELLHSLPQCEPADLAEKTHGLEPSGVELLSQMLCLDPDHRVTANDALLHRYLRGAEDLRIAETESFELPSSNNHALFKKFLKGDFKVPCWYTESADTVPSGLPAAVRNDQNQDFEKASRSSPSCDQGVYSSQMHDKVEDFELFMQIHISVIICPGSTYSSTGIFAV; from the exons ATGGAGAAGGTGAAGGATTGGAACTACAAggttgttgaaaaaataggACAAGGTGTCTTTGGTGAGGTGTGCAAGTGCCTCAATCGAGAAACTGGCCAGAAAGTAGCTATTAAGATGATTGCCATTCAGAATGAGGCTGACGGTGTCCCTAGCTATCTAATTGCTGGAGTCTCTCTTCTCAAGGAGTTGGAACATGACAATATTGtcag GTTACTGGATGTTCTGAACGGCAACAGATACTGGTATCTTGTCTTTGAATACCTAGACCTTGATCTGGGTTCCCTCATTAGAAAGCATACGATTACTTCTATTAGGCCCCTTGTAAAA GAAGTGGAATCCCCATATAAAGCACCTGAGTCTCGAATTTGTTCCTCTGTATACTCGACTCCACATGATGTGTGGGCTGTGGGTTGTATATTCGCGGAGATGGTATCTGGGAAGCCTCTATTCCCTTGTGGAAAGAAGGATCACTTGTCACTCATTGTTAG GCTTTTCGGTAATCCAACCAAAGAAACTTGGCCTGGAGCTAATTATATAAGTGAACTTCTTCATTCACTTCCTCAATGCGAGCCTGCT GATTTGGCTGAAAAAACTCACGGTCTAGAACCATCTGGAGTTGAACTTCTTTCC CAAATGCTCTGCTTGGATCCAGATCACAGAGTCACGGCTAATGATGCACTTCTGCATAGGTACCTCAGAGGTGCTGAGGACCTCAGAATTGCTGAGACTGAGTCGTTTGAATTACCTTCATCCAACAATCATGCTTTATTCAAAAAGTTTCTGAAGGGAGATTTTAAAGTGCCATGCTG GTACACCGAAAGTGCTGATACTGTGCCCTCCGGCCTCCCTGCTGCAGTCAGAAATGATCAGAatcaagattttgaaaaggCATCCAG ATCTTCTCCTTCTTGCGATCAGGGAGTTTATTCCAGTCAAATGCATGATAAGGTTGAGGATTTTGAACTATTTATGCAGATTCACATTTCTGTAATCATATGTCCTGGAAGTACTTATTCCAGTACTGGAATATTTGCAGTATGA